One Kitasatospora sp. NBC_01266 genomic window carries:
- a CDS encoding acetyl-CoA C-acetyltransferase: MPEAVIVSAARSPIGRAFKGSLKDVRPDDLTAQIIAAALAKVPQLDPRQIDDLMLGCGLPGGEQGHNLARIIAVQMGMDYLPGTTITRYCSSSLQTTRMALHAIKAGEGDVFISAGVETVSRSINGSSDGMPNTQNPLFGEAVARTAKRAEEGGGEWHDPREDDLLPDAYIAMGQTAENLAALKGITRADQDEFGVRSQNLAEAAIKAGFWQREITPVTTPDGTVVSADDGPRAGVTLEGVQGLKPVFRPDGTVTAGNCCPLNDGAAALVIMSDTKARELGITPLARVVSTGVSALSPEIMGYGPVEASRQALRRAGLGIGDIDLVEINEAFAAQVIPSYRDLGIDLDKLNVNGGAIAVGHPFGMTGARITTTLINSLQWHDKQFGLETMCVGGGQGMAMVIERLS; the protein is encoded by the coding sequence ATGCCCGAAGCCGTCATCGTCAGCGCCGCCCGTTCGCCGATCGGCCGCGCCTTCAAGGGCTCGCTCAAGGACGTCCGCCCGGACGACCTCACGGCCCAGATCATCGCCGCCGCGCTGGCCAAGGTCCCGCAGCTCGACCCGCGCCAGATCGACGACCTGATGCTCGGCTGCGGCCTGCCCGGCGGCGAGCAGGGCCACAACCTGGCCCGGATCATCGCGGTCCAGATGGGCATGGACTACCTGCCCGGCACCACCATCACCCGCTACTGCTCCTCCTCGCTGCAGACCACGCGGATGGCGCTGCACGCGATCAAGGCGGGCGAGGGCGACGTCTTCATCTCAGCCGGCGTGGAGACCGTCTCGCGCTCGATCAACGGCAGCTCGGACGGGATGCCGAACACCCAGAACCCGCTCTTCGGCGAGGCCGTGGCCCGCACCGCCAAGCGCGCCGAGGAGGGCGGCGGGGAGTGGCACGACCCGCGCGAGGACGACCTGCTGCCGGACGCCTACATCGCGATGGGCCAGACCGCCGAGAACCTCGCCGCGCTCAAGGGGATCACCCGGGCCGACCAGGACGAGTTCGGCGTGCGCTCGCAGAACCTGGCCGAGGCCGCGATCAAGGCGGGCTTCTGGCAGCGCGAGATCACCCCGGTCACCACGCCGGACGGCACCGTGGTCTCGGCCGACGACGGCCCGCGCGCGGGCGTCACGCTGGAGGGCGTGCAGGGCCTCAAGCCGGTCTTCCGCCCCGACGGCACGGTCACGGCCGGCAACTGCTGCCCGCTGAACGACGGCGCCGCCGCGCTGGTCATCATGTCCGACACCAAGGCGCGCGAGCTGGGCATCACGCCGCTGGCCCGGGTGGTCTCCACCGGCGTCTCGGCGCTCTCCCCCGAGATCATGGGCTACGGCCCGGTCGAGGCCTCCCGCCAGGCGCTGCGGCGGGCCGGGCTGGGCATCGGCGACATCGACCTGGTGGAGATCAACGAGGCCTTCGCGGCCCAGGTCATCCCCTCCTACCGGGACTTGGGCATCGACCTGGACAAGCTGAACGTGAACGGCGGCGCGATCGCGGTCGGCCACCCGTTCGGCATGACCGGTGCCCGGATCACCACCACGCTGATCAACTCCCTGCAGTGGCACGACAAGCAGTTCGGCCTGGAGACCATGTGCGTGGGTGGCGGGCAGGGCATGGCGATGGTGATCGAGCGGCTGAGCTGA
- a CDS encoding SGNH/GDSL hydrolase family protein, translating to MPGAQHSRARVARRIATAAAYGGGGLGLLGAGLAGVLFTESRLAVRAVGLLEGDPPKADGVYGDGLADPGAEQQEPLVLAFLGDSTAVGLGVRRGRETPGALLATGLAAVAEQRVRLVNVAVSGARSDDLARQVRLALAHRPQVAVIIIGANDVTRHTPAAQAVRQLGEAVRDLRTLGCEVVVGTCPDLGTIKPVRPPLRWLARRVSRQLAAAQTIAVVEAGGRTVSLGSLLGPEFATRPEMFASDRFHPSAQGYATAAMAVLPSLCATLGLWPEAAEEEPPARREAVLPMAVAAATAAGQSGTEVAGTSAGVGGKRWALVKHRLRFGLPQDAPALPGESDSSQPGTDDVRAT from the coding sequence ATGCCTGGGGCGCAGCATTCGAGGGCGCGCGTCGCCCGACGGATCGCCACCGCGGCGGCGTACGGCGGCGGCGGGCTCGGCCTGCTGGGGGCCGGACTGGCGGGGGTGCTGTTCACCGAGAGCCGCCTCGCGGTCCGGGCGGTCGGCCTGCTGGAGGGCGATCCGCCGAAGGCCGACGGGGTCTACGGGGACGGGCTCGCCGACCCGGGCGCCGAGCAGCAGGAGCCGCTGGTGCTGGCCTTCCTGGGGGACTCGACGGCGGTGGGCCTGGGCGTGCGGCGCGGCCGGGAGACCCCGGGCGCGCTGCTGGCCACCGGGCTGGCGGCGGTCGCCGAGCAGCGGGTGCGGCTGGTCAACGTCGCGGTCTCCGGAGCGCGTTCGGACGACCTGGCGCGCCAGGTGCGGCTCGCGCTGGCGCACCGGCCGCAGGTCGCGGTGATCATCATCGGCGCCAACGACGTGACCAGGCACACCCCTGCCGCCCAGGCCGTGCGGCAACTCGGCGAAGCGGTCCGGGACCTGCGCACCCTCGGCTGCGAGGTGGTGGTGGGCACCTGCCCGGATCTGGGCACCATCAAGCCGGTGCGGCCACCGCTGCGCTGGCTGGCCCGGCGGGTCAGCCGGCAGCTGGCGGCGGCGCAGACCATCGCGGTGGTGGAGGCCGGCGGGCGGACCGTCTCGCTCGGCTCGCTGCTCGGGCCGGAGTTCGCGACCAGACCCGAGATGTTCGCCTCCGACCGGTTCCACCCCTCCGCCCAGGGCTACGCCACCGCGGCGATGGCCGTGCTGCCCTCGCTCTGCGCGACCCTGGGCCTGTGGCCCGAGGCCGCCGAGGAGGAGCCGCCGGCCCGGCGCGAGGCGGTGCTGCCGATGGCGGTGGCCGCGGCGACCGCGGCCGGGCAGTCCGGCACCGAGGTGGCGGGCACCTCGGCCGGCGTCGGCGGCAAGCGCTGGGCGCTGGTCAAACACCGGCTGCGGTTCGGCCTGCCGCAGGACGCGCCGGCGCTGCCCGGCGAGTCGGACAGCTCACAGCCGGGCACGGATGACGTACGCGCTACTTGA
- a CDS encoding cystathionine beta-synthase, with translation MRYHNSIIELVGNTPLVKLTKVTEGISATVLAKVEYFNPGGSVKDRIAMRMIEAAEASGALKPGGTIVEPTSGNTGVGLAIVAQQKGYKCIFVCPDKVSTDKINTLRAYGAEVVVCPTAVAPEHPDSYYNVSDRLVRETPNAWKPDQYSNPENPASHYHSTGPELWEQTAGKITHFVAGVGTGGTISGTGRYLKDASDGRVQVVGADPEGSVYSGGTGRPYLVEGVGEDFWPTAYDRTVADEIVAVSDKDSFQMTRRLAKEEGLLVGGSCGMAVVAALEVAKRLGPDDVVVVLLPDGGRGYLSKIFNDDWMADYGFLPTAADEAHIGEVLARKDAIEHEGIPQFVHMHPGETVGEAVQVLRDFGVSQMPVVSPGAGHPDIMAGEVIGSVAERDLLAALFSGGAQLSDRLEQHMSRPLPVVGSGESVTGLMTVLEANDAAVVLVEGKPQGIVTRQDLLAFMAGRSAH, from the coding sequence GTGCGGTACCACAATTCGATCATCGAGCTGGTCGGCAACACCCCGCTGGTGAAACTGACCAAGGTCACCGAGGGCATCTCCGCGACCGTGCTGGCGAAGGTCGAGTACTTCAACCCCGGTGGTTCGGTCAAGGACCGCATCGCGATGCGGATGATCGAGGCCGCGGAGGCCTCCGGCGCGCTCAAGCCCGGCGGCACCATCGTCGAGCCGACCAGTGGCAACACCGGGGTGGGCCTGGCGATCGTGGCCCAGCAGAAGGGCTACAAGTGCATCTTCGTCTGTCCGGACAAGGTGTCCACTGACAAGATCAACACGCTGCGCGCCTACGGCGCCGAGGTCGTGGTCTGCCCGACCGCGGTGGCCCCCGAGCACCCCGACTCGTACTACAACGTGTCCGACCGCCTGGTCCGTGAGACCCCCAACGCCTGGAAGCCGGACCAGTACTCCAACCCGGAGAACCCGGCCTCGCACTACCACTCCACCGGCCCGGAGCTGTGGGAGCAGACCGCGGGGAAGATCACCCACTTCGTCGCGGGCGTCGGCACCGGCGGCACCATCTCCGGCACCGGCCGGTACCTGAAGGACGCCTCGGACGGCAGGGTCCAGGTGGTCGGCGCCGACCCGGAGGGCTCGGTCTACTCCGGCGGCACCGGGCGCCCGTACCTGGTCGAGGGCGTCGGTGAGGACTTCTGGCCCACCGCCTACGACCGCACGGTGGCCGACGAGATCGTCGCGGTCTCCGACAAGGACTCCTTCCAGATGACCCGCCGCCTGGCCAAGGAGGAGGGCCTGCTGGTCGGTGGCTCCTGCGGGATGGCCGTGGTGGCCGCACTGGAGGTCGCCAAGCGGCTCGGCCCGGACGACGTGGTCGTGGTGCTGCTGCCGGACGGCGGCCGCGGCTACCTGTCGAAGATCTTCAACGACGACTGGATGGCCGACTACGGCTTCCTGCCCACCGCCGCCGACGAGGCGCACATCGGCGAGGTGCTGGCCCGCAAGGACGCCATCGAGCACGAGGGCATCCCGCAGTTCGTCCACATGCACCCGGGCGAGACGGTCGGCGAGGCCGTGCAGGTGCTGCGCGACTTCGGCGTCTCGCAGATGCCGGTGGTCTCGCCGGGTGCGGGGCACCCGGACATCATGGCCGGCGAGGTGATCGGCTCGGTGGCCGAGCGCGACCTGCTGGCGGCGCTGTTCAGCGGCGGCGCGCAGCTGTCGGACCGGCTGGAGCAGCACATGTCCCGGCCGCTGCCGGTGGTCGGCTCGGGCGAGTCGGTGACCGGGCTGATGACCGTACTGGAGGCGAACGACGCGGCGGTGGTGCTGGTCGAGGGCAAGCCGCAGGGCATCGTGACCCGGCAGGACCTGCTCGCCTTCATGGCCGGGCGCTCCGCGCACTGA
- a CDS encoding L,D-transpeptidase family protein translates to MAAQQQEHGASGGAWSRRGVLAGLLGAPVLLVAACNGNGSGSGGGKAGGAGAGSGAPPGGATASPQTSAARITVSPADGTANAPFTAPVTVTVTDGTLGSVTVTDAAGGRIAGQLAPDARSWTSTAPLSSGTRYSVAADATDARKLAADANTSFGTATPANTFVGYFTPENGATVGVGMPVSITFNKPVTNRKAVQQAITVVADPGVPVVGHWYSSTRLDFRPQQYWAKGTKVTLKLRLKDVEGANGVFGTQSKDVDFTVGRAQTSVADLAAGTLTVTTDGQVSAVYQVIGGAPAHRTWAGRMVISERFAQTKMDSATVGLGDEYNIPDVPHAQRLTASGTFIHGNYWSPASAYGHANLSHGCIALRDVKGGGNPGTDGAKFYASSILGDVVEVVNSGDRTVDPANGLSDWNLSWADWTAGSAV, encoded by the coding sequence GTGGCGGCGCAGCAGCAGGAGCACGGTGCGAGTGGTGGGGCCTGGAGCCGACGCGGGGTGCTCGCCGGACTGCTGGGGGCGCCGGTGCTGCTGGTCGCGGCGTGCAACGGCAACGGCAGCGGTAGCGGCGGCGGCAAGGCCGGCGGCGCCGGCGCCGGTTCGGGGGCCCCGCCCGGCGGAGCCACCGCGTCCCCGCAGACCTCGGCGGCGCGGATCACCGTCTCGCCCGCCGACGGCACCGCCAACGCCCCGTTCACCGCACCGGTCACCGTCACGGTCACCGACGGCACGCTCGGCTCGGTCACCGTCACCGACGCCGCGGGCGGGCGAATAGCCGGGCAGCTCGCCCCCGACGCGCGCAGCTGGACCAGCACCGCGCCGCTGAGCAGCGGCACCAGGTACAGCGTGGCGGCGGACGCGACGGACGCGCGAAAGCTCGCGGCGGACGCCAACACCTCGTTCGGCACCGCGACGCCCGCCAACACCTTCGTCGGCTACTTCACCCCGGAGAACGGCGCCACCGTGGGCGTCGGCATGCCGGTCTCGATCACCTTCAACAAGCCGGTCACCAACCGCAAGGCCGTCCAGCAGGCGATCACCGTGGTCGCCGACCCGGGCGTGCCGGTGGTCGGCCACTGGTACTCCAGCACCCGGCTCGACTTCCGCCCGCAGCAGTACTGGGCGAAGGGCACCAAGGTGACGCTCAAGCTGCGGCTCAAGGACGTCGAGGGGGCGAACGGCGTCTTCGGCACCCAGTCCAAGGACGTCGACTTCACCGTCGGGCGCGCGCAGACCTCGGTCGCCGACCTCGCGGCCGGCACGCTCACGGTGACCACCGACGGCCAGGTCAGCGCCGTCTACCAGGTGATCGGCGGGGCGCCCGCGCACCGCACCTGGGCCGGGAGGATGGTCATCTCGGAGCGCTTCGCGCAGACCAAGATGGACTCCGCCACGGTCGGCCTCGGCGACGAGTACAACATCCCCGACGTGCCGCACGCCCAGCGGCTGACCGCCTCGGGCACCTTCATCCACGGCAACTACTGGTCGCCCGCCTCGGCCTACGGCCACGCCAACCTCAGCCACGGCTGCATCGCGCTGCGCGACGTCAAGGGCGGCGGGAACCCGGGCACGGACGGCGCGAAGTTCTACGCCTCCTCGATCCTCGGTGACGTGGTCGAGGTGGTCAACTCCGGTGACCGGACGGTGGATCCGGCCAACGGCCTGAGCGACTGGAACCTCTCCTGGGCCGACTGGACGGCCGGCAGCGCGGTGTGA
- a CDS encoding MerR family transcriptional regulator yields MDDDTLRTIGDLARLTGLPVKTIRFWSDAGVVPPTDRTPAGYRLYGPEALARLDLVRTLRDLGVDLATIQRVLAREVTVAEVAAAHAEALDVQIRTLRLRRSVLRAVARRGATPEEMELMHKLAKLTDQERRRLINDFIDEAFEGLDVGPEFIAKMRAAMPELPDDPSPEQTEAWVELAELVQDPGFRAGVRRAAEYQARDAAAGANADVAANQALVDLVVARAGAALASGIAPGTPMAVPVLAELAGAFAAFFGRTDDAAFRAWLLDRMENGNDPRYERYWQLLARINGWPVNAELGPAFGWLTEALRADPVRTG; encoded by the coding sequence ATGGACGACGACACCCTGCGCACCATCGGGGACCTGGCCCGGCTGACCGGTCTGCCGGTCAAGACCATCCGGTTCTGGTCCGACGCGGGCGTGGTGCCGCCGACCGACCGAACCCCCGCCGGCTACCGGCTCTACGGACCCGAAGCTCTCGCCCGGCTCGACCTGGTGCGCACGCTGCGCGACCTCGGCGTCGACCTCGCCACCATCCAGCGGGTGCTGGCCCGCGAGGTCACCGTCGCCGAGGTCGCCGCGGCCCACGCCGAGGCGCTGGACGTGCAGATCAGGACGCTGCGGTTGCGCCGGTCCGTGCTGCGCGCGGTGGCCCGGCGGGGAGCCACCCCGGAGGAGATGGAACTGATGCACAAGCTCGCCAAGCTGACCGATCAGGAACGCCGCCGCCTGATCAACGACTTCATCGACGAGGCCTTCGAAGGGCTCGACGTGGGGCCCGAGTTCATCGCCAAGATGCGCGCCGCGATGCCCGAGCTGCCGGACGACCCGTCGCCCGAGCAGACCGAGGCCTGGGTGGAGCTCGCCGAACTCGTCCAGGACCCGGGATTCCGCGCCGGGGTCCGCAGGGCCGCCGAGTACCAGGCCAGGGACGCGGCGGCCGGTGCCAACGCCGATGTCGCCGCCAACCAGGCCCTGGTGGACCTGGTGGTGGCCAGGGCCGGCGCCGCGCTGGCCTCCGGGATCGCCCCCGGCACCCCGATGGCCGTCCCGGTGCTCGCCGAACTGGCCGGAGCCTTCGCCGCTTTCTTCGGCCGCACCGACGACGCGGCGTTCCGGGCATGGCTGCTGGACCGGATGGAGAACGGCAACGACCCGCGCTACGAGCGCTACTGGCAGCTGCTCGCCAGGATCAACGGCTGGCCGGTGAACGCCGAACTCGGCCCGGCCTTCGGCTGGCTCACCGAGGCCCTGCGGGCCGATCCGGTGCGCACCGGCTGA
- the msrA gene encoding peptide-methionine (S)-S-oxide reductase MsrA, translated as MLFNRHKTELVTADRALPGRPAPAFTLTEPHTVLGHPLTAPYPAGFEVADFGLGCFWGAERTFWRLPGVWTTLVGYQGGHTPNPTYEEVCSGLTGHTEAVRVVFDPAAISYETLLKTFWEAHDPTQGNRQGNDVGTQYRSAVYTHSAAQQSTAEASAAAFQPALTAIGLGPITTEIAPAGPFYPAEPYHQQYLSDAKNPNGYCGLGGTGASCPIGVARAGD; from the coding sequence ATGCTGTTCAACCGCCACAAGACCGAGCTCGTCACCGCCGACCGGGCCCTGCCGGGCCGCCCGGCGCCCGCCTTCACGCTGACCGAGCCGCACACGGTGCTCGGCCACCCGCTCACCGCGCCCTACCCGGCCGGGTTCGAGGTCGCCGACTTCGGCCTCGGCTGCTTCTGGGGCGCCGAGCGGACCTTCTGGCGGCTGCCCGGTGTCTGGACCACCCTGGTCGGCTACCAGGGCGGCCACACCCCCAACCCGACCTACGAGGAGGTGTGCAGCGGCCTGACCGGGCACACCGAGGCCGTCCGGGTCGTCTTCGACCCGGCGGCGATCTCCTACGAAACGCTGCTCAAGACCTTCTGGGAGGCGCACGACCCGACCCAGGGCAACCGCCAGGGCAACGACGTCGGCACCCAGTACCGCTCCGCCGTCTACACCCACTCCGCGGCCCAGCAGAGCACCGCCGAGGCCTCCGCCGCCGCCTTCCAACCCGCCCTGACCGCCATCGGCCTGGGCCCGATCACCACCGAGATCGCCCCGGCCGGCCCCTTCTACCCCGCCGAGCCCTACCACCAGCAGTACCTGTCCGACGCCAAGAACCCGAACGGCTACTGCGGCCTGGGCGGCACCGGGGCCAGCTGCCCGATCGGCGTGGCCAGGGCGGGTGACTGA
- a CDS encoding cystathionine gamma-synthase, with product MSDHQHPQGFETLAIHAGQEADPRTGAVVPPIYQVSTYKQDGVGGLRGGYEYSRSANPTRTALEECLAALEGGQRGLAFASGLAAEDTLLRTILAPGDHIVIPNDAYGGTFRLFNKVLTRWGVDFSVADTQHPEKVREALKPNTKAVWVETPSNPLLGITDIAAVAQIAHQAGALLVVDNTFASPYLQQPLALGADVVVHSTTKYMGGHSDVVGGALVAADAGLGDELAYHQNAMGAVAGPFDSWLVLRGIKTLGVRMDRHTANAEQIVALLARHPKVTQIFYPGLASHANHEVAAKQMKAFGGMVSFRVEGGEQAAVDVCNRAKLFTLGESLGGVESLIEHPGRMTHASVAGSLLEVPADLVRVSVGIESADDLVADLAQALQ from the coding sequence ATGAGCGATCATCAGCACCCTCAGGGCTTCGAGACCCTTGCCATCCACGCGGGTCAGGAAGCGGACCCCCGTACCGGGGCGGTCGTCCCTCCCATCTACCAGGTGTCCACCTACAAGCAGGACGGCGTGGGCGGCCTGCGCGGCGGTTACGAGTACAGCCGGTCGGCGAACCCGACCCGCACCGCGCTCGAGGAGTGCCTGGCGGCCCTGGAAGGCGGGCAGCGCGGGTTGGCCTTCGCCTCCGGCCTGGCCGCCGAGGACACCCTGCTGCGGACGATCCTGGCGCCCGGCGACCACATCGTGATCCCCAACGACGCCTACGGCGGCACCTTCCGGCTCTTCAACAAGGTGCTCACCCGCTGGGGGGTGGACTTCTCGGTCGCCGACACCCAGCACCCCGAGAAGGTCCGCGAGGCGCTCAAGCCGAACACCAAGGCGGTCTGGGTGGAGACGCCCAGCAACCCGCTGCTCGGCATCACCGACATCGCCGCCGTCGCGCAGATCGCCCACCAGGCGGGCGCGCTGCTGGTGGTGGACAACACCTTCGCCAGCCCGTACCTGCAGCAGCCGCTGGCGCTCGGCGCCGACGTGGTGGTGCACTCCACCACCAAGTACATGGGCGGGCACTCGGACGTGGTGGGCGGCGCGCTGGTCGCGGCGGACGCCGGTCTCGGTGACGAACTGGCCTACCACCAGAACGCGATGGGCGCGGTGGCCGGCCCGTTCGACTCCTGGCTGGTGCTGCGCGGGATCAAGACGCTGGGCGTGCGGATGGACCGGCACACCGCCAACGCCGAGCAGATCGTGGCGCTGCTGGCCCGGCACCCGAAGGTCACCCAGATCTTCTACCCGGGGCTGGCCTCGCACGCCAACCACGAGGTGGCGGCCAAGCAGATGAAGGCCTTCGGCGGCATGGTCTCGTTCCGGGTCGAGGGCGGGGAGCAGGCGGCGGTCGACGTCTGCAACCGGGCCAAGCTGTTCACCCTCGGCGAGTCGCTGGGCGGCGTGGAGTCGCTGATCGAGCACCCGGGCCGGATGACGCACGCCTCGGTGGCGGGTTCGCTGCTGGAGGTCCCGGCCGACCTGGTGCGGGTGTCGGTCGGCATCGAGTCGGCCGACGACCTGGTCGCCGACCTGGCCCAGGCGCTGCAGTAG
- a CDS encoding ATP-binding cassette domain-containing protein has protein sequence MQPAIQAENLVKTFGDVCALDGVSLDVPQGTVLGLLGPNGAGKTTTVKVLTTLLHPDSGRATVAGVDVLKHPNRVRSLIGLSGQYAAVDEYLTGRENLQMVGELYQMSAREAKARARELLEWFNLTEAADRIAKTYSGGMHRRLDLAAALVVRPPVMFLDEPTTGLDPRNRLALWEVIEDLVEQGTTLLLTTQYLEEADRLAHDIAVVDRGKVIARGTADQLKAQIGGERVEVVVHQPDLIATAVEALKSYAVGEPSVERNTRRITMPVSGGAKVLADVIRELDSRDVEIDDIGLRRPTLDDVFLSLTGHATAAENGESGEEA, from the coding sequence ATGCAGCCAGCCATCCAAGCCGAGAACCTGGTGAAGACCTTCGGTGACGTGTGCGCCCTGGACGGGGTGAGCCTGGACGTGCCGCAGGGGACGGTGCTGGGCCTGCTCGGGCCCAACGGCGCGGGCAAGACCACCACCGTGAAGGTGCTGACCACGCTGCTGCACCCCGACTCGGGCCGCGCCACGGTGGCCGGCGTGGACGTGCTCAAGCACCCCAACCGGGTGCGCAGCCTGATCGGCCTCTCCGGCCAGTACGCCGCCGTGGACGAGTACCTGACGGGCCGGGAGAACCTCCAGATGGTCGGCGAGCTCTACCAGATGAGCGCGCGGGAGGCCAAGGCCCGGGCGCGCGAGCTGCTGGAGTGGTTCAACCTCACCGAGGCCGCCGACCGCATCGCCAAGACCTACTCCGGCGGCATGCACCGCCGCCTGGACCTGGCCGCCGCGCTGGTGGTCCGCCCGCCGGTGATGTTCCTGGACGAGCCGACCACCGGCCTGGACCCGCGCAACCGCCTCGCGCTCTGGGAGGTGATCGAGGACCTGGTCGAACAGGGCACCACGCTGCTGCTCACCACCCAGTACCTGGAGGAGGCCGACCGCCTGGCGCACGACATCGCCGTGGTCGACCGGGGCAAGGTGATCGCGCGCGGCACCGCCGACCAGCTCAAGGCGCAGATCGGCGGCGAGCGGGTGGAGGTGGTGGTGCACCAGCCCGACCTGATCGCCACCGCCGTGGAGGCGCTGAAGAGCTACGCGGTGGGCGAGCCGAGCGTGGAGCGGAACACCCGCCGGATCACCATGCCGGTCAGCGGCGGCGCCAAGGTGCTCGCCGACGTGATCCGCGAGCTGGACTCGCGGGACGTCGAGATCGACGACATCGGGCTGCGCCGGCCCACCCTGGACGACGTCTTCCTGTCGCTGACCGGGCACGCCACGGCGGCCGAGAACGGCGAGTCGGGCGAGGAGGCCTGA
- a CDS encoding ABC transporter permease, whose translation MSANSATEQAIGAAVPRQRHGLAAMAHDSWVVARRNLRRMSRIPEIVVFGLLQPVMFVLLFSFVMGGAINVPGAGASSSIYIQFLMAGIFAQTVTFAVAGASAGIAEDMTKGLVDRFRSLPMTRSAVLVGRTLADLCQTAFTLLVLAMVALAVGWRIHHGFPQALAAFALLLLLGYAFSWIGALIGLSVRSPEAATSAGLIWLFPLTFISNAFVPVSSMPGWLQPIAYWNPFSATVQACRNLFGNQIGPVAEAWPMQHAVGVSIGSSLVVMAVFSWLSVRKYRSAVE comes from the coding sequence ATGAGCGCGAACTCCGCCACCGAACAGGCCATCGGCGCCGCCGTCCCGCGCCAGCGGCACGGCCTGGCCGCCATGGCGCACGACTCCTGGGTGGTCGCCCGGCGCAACCTGCGCCGGATGTCCAGGATTCCGGAGATCGTGGTCTTCGGGCTGCTCCAGCCGGTGATGTTCGTCCTGCTCTTCTCGTTCGTGATGGGCGGGGCGATCAACGTCCCGGGAGCCGGGGCCAGTTCCTCGATCTACATCCAGTTCCTGATGGCCGGCATCTTCGCGCAGACCGTCACCTTCGCGGTGGCGGGCGCCTCGGCCGGCATCGCGGAGGACATGACCAAGGGCCTGGTGGACCGGTTCCGCTCGCTGCCGATGACCCGCTCGGCGGTGCTGGTCGGGCGCACCCTGGCCGACCTGTGCCAGACCGCCTTCACCCTGCTGGTGCTCGCGATGGTGGCGCTCGCGGTCGGCTGGCGGATCCACCACGGGTTCCCGCAGGCGCTGGCCGCCTTCGCGCTGCTCCTGCTGCTCGGCTACGCGTTCTCCTGGATCGGCGCGCTGATCGGGCTCTCGGTGCGCAGCCCGGAGGCGGCCACCTCGGCGGGGCTGATCTGGCTCTTCCCGCTGACCTTCATCTCCAACGCCTTCGTGCCGGTCAGCAGCATGCCGGGCTGGTTGCAGCCGATCGCCTACTGGAACCCGTTCAGCGCCACCGTGCAGGCCTGCCGCAACCTCTTCGGCAACCAGATCGGGCCGGTGGCCGAGGCCTGGCCGATGCAGCACGCGGTCGGCGTGTCGATCGGCTCCTCGCTGGTGGTGATGGCGGTCTTCTCCTGGCTGTCGGTGCGCAAGTACCGCTCCGCGGTCGAGTAG
- the greA gene encoding transcription elongation factor GreA, with protein MTQTSENVTWLTQAGYDKLRDELDQLTGPLRTEITQKIEAAREEGDLKENAGYHAAREEQGKMELRIRQLTQLLERAKVGEAPADSGVVAPGMVVTVAFGGDPDDTMVFLLGSREVAGDDLDVYSPQSPLGRAIDGKQIGDSAEYELPNGKKAGVKILEVKPYVG; from the coding sequence GTGACCCAGACCAGCGAGAACGTGACCTGGCTCACTCAGGCCGGCTACGACAAGCTCAGGGACGAGCTGGACCAGCTGACCGGTCCCTTGCGCACCGAGATCACCCAGAAGATCGAGGCCGCGCGCGAAGAGGGTGACCTCAAGGAGAACGCCGGTTACCACGCCGCCCGCGAGGAGCAGGGCAAGATGGAGCTGCGGATCCGCCAGCTCACCCAGCTCCTGGAGCGGGCCAAGGTGGGCGAGGCCCCCGCGGACTCCGGCGTGGTCGCCCCCGGCATGGTCGTGACCGTGGCCTTCGGCGGCGACCCGGACGACACCATGGTCTTCCTGCTCGGCTCGCGCGAGGTGGCCGGCGACGACCTGGACGTCTACTCGCCGCAGTCCCCGCTCGGCCGCGCCATCGACGGCAAGCAGATCGGCGACAGCGCCGAGTACGAGCTGCCCAACGGCAAGAAGGCCGGAGTGAAGATCCTCGAGGTCAAGCCGTACGTCGGCTGA
- a CDS encoding DUF4307 domain-containing protein, with the protein MTATSSSTPGTAPQGRYGRSSDQQADHTLKVVGAVLGVLVLGLVAWFGSSYISTQSKLNGAVPTFNIVSDSQVQAELSVLKDSGTGGTCTIRSQAADGTVVGQLDVPVPKQGTTFVHSITIRTTARGTTAELMGCTPSK; encoded by the coding sequence ATGACCGCCACCAGCAGCAGCACGCCCGGCACCGCTCCGCAGGGCCGCTACGGCAGGAGCAGCGACCAGCAGGCGGACCACACGCTGAAGGTGGTCGGCGCGGTCCTGGGCGTCCTGGTGCTGGGCCTGGTGGCCTGGTTCGGCAGCTCGTACATCTCGACCCAGAGCAAGCTGAACGGCGCGGTGCCGACCTTCAACATCGTCTCGGACTCCCAGGTGCAGGCCGAGCTGTCGGTCCTCAAGGACTCCGGCACCGGCGGCACCTGCACGATCCGCTCGCAGGCCGCCGACGGCACGGTGGTCGGCCAGCTCGACGTGCCGGTCCCCAAGCAGGGCACCACTTTTGTGCACTCGATCACCATCCGCACCACCGCGCGCGGCACCACCGCCGAACTGATGGGCTGTACGCCCTCGAAGTAA